The Candidatus Methylomirabilota bacterium sequence GTCCCGGGGCTCAGTCGGGGCGCCGGCGATTCCTCGATCAGTTTCTGGTGTCGCCGCTGCACGGTGCAGTCACGCTCCCCCAGGTGGACGCGGATGCCGTGCTGGTCACCCAGCACCTGCACCTCCACGTGCCGGGCTTCCTCGATGTACTTCTCGCTGTAGATATCGGAGGAGCCGAAGGCCGCCGCCGCTTCGGACTGACATGCCGCGAACGCCTGGGCCACGCTCTCGCGGTCGCGAACGATACGCATGCCGCGACCGCCCCCACCCGCCGCCGCCTTGAAGATGACCGGGTAGCCGATGTCGTCGGCCACCGCCTGAGCCTCGCCGGCGTCGCGGAGGGGCTGTTCGCTGCCCGGCACGACCGGCACCCCTGCCTGCTTGGCGATCTGGCGCGCCTGGGCCTTGTCGCCCATGAGCCGGATGGCCTCAGGTGACGGGCCGATGAACGTGATCCCGCAGGTCCGGCAGATGTCGGCGAAGCTGGGGTTCTCGGCGAGGAAGCCGTAGCCGGGATGGATGGCCTCGCTATCGGTGATGGCGGCCGCCGAGATGATCGAGGGGATGTTGAGGTAGCTGGAGCGCGGATCGTTGGGGCCGATGCAGATCGACTCGTCGGCGAGCCTCACCGGCAGGGACTGGGCATCGGCCGTGGAGTGGGCGACCACCGTACGGATGCCCAGCTCCCGGCAGGTCCGGATGATCCTCAAGGCGATCTCCCCACGGTTCGCGATGAGAATCTTGTGGAACATGGCTCTTAACAGGGCACGGGCACCCGGGCTGGCGCCACGCCCGTGCCCCGCCGGAAAGTCAGCCGGCCGCACTGACGGCGCCCGATCAGAGTCCCGACATCCGACGCCATGCCCGTGCCGCGCCGGAAGGCCAACTGGTTCAGCTCCCCAGGAGGCTGCGCCACTGTGGCCGCGGCACGTCAGCCCGCAGGGTCGATCAGGACG is a genomic window containing:
- the accC gene encoding acetyl-CoA carboxylase biotin carboxylase subunit, translating into MFHKILIANRGEIALRIIRTCRELGIRTVVAHSTADAQSLPVRLADESICIGPNDPRSSYLNIPSIISAAAITDSEAIHPGYGFLAENPSFADICRTCGITFIGPSPEAIRLMGDKAQARQIAKQAGVPVVPGSEQPLRDAGEAQAVADDIGYPVIFKAAAGGGGRGMRIVRDRESVAQAFAACQSEAAAAFGSSDIYSEKYIEEARHVEVQVLGDQHGIRVHLGERDCTVQRRHQKLIEESPAPRLSPGTRAGLHRAGLLAASAVNYVSAGTVEFLVDLEGNFYFIEMNTRIQVEHPVTEMVTGIDLIREQIRIAAGEALDYRQEDVRFDGHAIECRINAEDPETFAPSAGRVTAWIPPGGFGVRVDSHLMVPYAVPPFYDSLIAKIIVHGRDREEAVERMRRALAETSVEGVKTSIPFQLKVLADPAFMEGRFTSADSRRQHS